The Streptomyces sp. P9-A4 genome contains a region encoding:
- a CDS encoding MerR family transcriptional regulator — protein sequence MQIGEVAARTELSFRTIRQYEDSGLVVPSAASPGGFPLYTDADVSRLMVVRRMKPLGFTLDETRELLTAVDRLAADRAGTDAELDPDERAALVARVRGYEQAAAERVAELRAQLTRAEEFADSLRRTRLTAAPV from the coding sequence ATGCAGATCGGCGAGGTCGCCGCACGGACCGAACTGTCCTTCCGCACCATCCGCCAGTACGAGGACAGCGGCCTGGTCGTCCCGTCCGCCGCCTCACCGGGCGGATTCCCCCTCTACACGGACGCCGACGTGTCCCGGCTGATGGTCGTCCGCCGGATGAAGCCGCTCGGCTTCACCCTCGACGAGACCCGCGAGCTCCTCACGGCCGTCGACCGGCTGGCCGCCGACCGCGCGGGCACGGACGCGGAGCTCGACCCGGACGAGCGGGCCGCGCTCGTCGCCCGCGTCCGGGGGTACGAGCAGGCGGCCGCGGAGCGGGTCGCCGAACTGCGGGCCCAGCTGACGCGCGCGGAGGAGTTCGCGGACTCGCTCCGACGCACCCGCCTGACGGCGGCCCCGGTCTGA